The genomic window TTCGCTTCATTTCAGATCCCCTCTCCTGTTTTGTCTATTTCCAAATCATATAATATATAGATTGTTCTGTAAATTACTTAAAATAAAAAATTGACAATTTAGTTCCGCAAAAACCTCAGTGCGGCCCCGGCGAAAAGCCGGGTGGTCTCCACGAGCTGTCCAATATCGACAAACTCGTCCACATGATGGGGAATATGCCGGTCCCCAGCTCCTGTTGTAACGATCGGAATGCCCGCCATGTGCAAAAACGTCCCGTCCGTGGCTCCCGGCACTCCATTGAATACGGGTTCTCTATTGGTAACTGCGCGATATGACTCGGCTACCGCCTGCACCACCTCATCCTCTTTTGGAGTAACCGTCCAGGGCCGTTCTTCGATAAATTCCAATGTCCCCTGAAAATCCTTGTCCTCCGCTGCCAATTGTTGTAAGATCGCTTCCATCCTCTGTCTCAGCCAATCATGCTCCTGGCCGGGCACCGTCCGGATATCCAACGTGGTCATACACTGATCGGGAACCACGTTGATTTGAGGTTCGCCTTTAACCGGGGCCTGCACAATGGTTGGGGTTATGCTTGGCCATCCCAGCATGGGATGTTCACCCAGCCGCTCCTTTTCTTCTTTTTCCAGCCGCTCCAACGCCACAAGCAAACGGGCCATCCGCGTGTTGGGGTTGATTCCCGTCAGGGGCATTGCGCCGTGGGCCATTTTCCCGTAAGTTTTCAGGATGGCCCGCATGGCGCCTTTTTGCGTAATGCAGATCTGGTTTTCCTCCGGCTCGCATATGATAGCTCCGTCCACCCCCTTTGCCCATCCGCGGCGAATGAAATCTTTAATGCCAATCATCATTCCTTCTTCGTCGCAGGGAATGCAGAGCAGGATCTTACCGGAGAAAGCTGTCCCGGATCGTTGAATCGCCTTCACCGCACAGATTGCCGCCGCCAGATTGCCTTTCGTGTCGCACGATCCGCGGCCATAGATCCTACCCCCGTCGATGGTGCCGCCGTACGGATCGTAGCTCCATTTTTCCTTATCCCCTTCTGTCACCACATCCGTATGGCCTTCGAACAATAGTGTCTTGCCGGGCTTTCCCGAATCGTACACTGCAATGACGTTCGGACGACCGGGCGCCGCTTCCTCATAGAATACAGAAAGTCCCATCTGACGGAGAATATCTGCCACAAAACGAGCCACTCGCTCTTCATTGCCATCCGGGGTGCCGGGACGAAACACGCTGGGAATCCGGACCAAGTCACGGGTCAGTTGGACGACTTCCTTTTCCTCAACAAACGAAAGTACGCGATCAATAGCCATACGCTTTCCCCCTAATTGACAAGATCCCGACTGGCAGGCAATCCCCCTGCCCCTTGCGCCATTCGTACAGCCCGGAGCACTGCTTCCGCCACCACTTCCGCAGCAATCGCACCGATCAGGTCGACATTCTCCTTGACACCTCCGGTGGCGACAGCAAACAAAGTGTCCCCGTCGTACATGGTGTGTACGGGATAGATCGTGCGGGCAAGGCCATCCTGAGCCATCTGGGCAATTTTGTTCGCTTGCGCTTTTGTCAGATCGGCATTCGTGGCGATCACCCCAATCGTTGTATTGGTGCCTGGCGGTATTGGAAAAAACGCCCGTTGCTGCATCAATTCAAGACTGTTTCCGATTCGTCCTTTCCCGTCCCTTGGCCCGGCGAGAACCTTTCCCGTGGCGGGGTCGCGCACCTCACCCACAGCGTTTACCGCCACGACGGCTCCCACCCGAAGCCCGTCTCCAAGGCTCCGGGATGCGGATCCAAGACCGCTTTTCATGGCATTCGCAAAACCTCCCAGTTTCCCCACTGTGGCTCCGCAGCCGGCTCCGGCATTTCCTTCCCGAACCGCTTCTTTGCTTGCGGCGGCCGCTGCCTGGTACCCCATGTTCTTATCGGGGCGCACGGCGGGATCCCCAACAGACAGATCAAACAGTACAGCCGCCGGAACAATCGGAACCAGGCCAAACCCTACATCCAGCCCGCAGCCGTTCTCCTCCAGATACTGCATGACTCCGCTTGCCGCATCAAGACCGTAAGCGCTCCCGCCGCTCAAGCAAATTGCGTGAACACGATCCACCAGATTCATAGGGTGCAGCAGGTCGGTTTCACGGGTGCCCGGGGCGGAGCCCCGGACATCCACACCGCATACCGCTCCCGCTTCCGCAAGAACAACCGTACACCCTGTCAATGCCGCTTCATTCTGTGCGTGTCCCACTTTAATTCCCGGCACGTCGACAATCGTTCCCGTCATTTCCATCACTTACATATCACCCGAGATTTTGGATTTCTGTTTGCTTGAGGAGCCGATCCTCATCCAGACTCCCACAACGGCCAACGTAACAATGACCGAGACGATCGCTTCGGGCAGCCCGTTAGTGACCGCTACGGTTGCCGCAACGCCTAACGACATGTACCCTCTGAGTACAGCCATTGTCAGCACGAGTACCGTGTTTGTGAGTGATCCAAGGAAACCTGCCATTCCGATCGCAAAATATTGATTGACGTTTTTCAGTCCGACATACGTGAAGTATGCCACCACTCCGATGAACAGCCTGGGCAAAATGGCCACCAGCGGATCTTTGAAGAGCGGGATCGTTGCGTTTAGGAATGAGGAGACGCCAAAGATCAGACCAATGATTAGACCCACTCCCCACCCTTCCATGATGCCGCCGATGACTGCCGGAATGTGCATGATTGTCGCATTCCCCGCCGCCGTTGGTACAGGGATAAAGCCAAGCCGGGTCACTCCCAGCAGGATTGCAACTGCCCCAAGCACACCCGCAATCACAATTTTGCGAACCGTCAACCCTTTCTCCATCCTTTTTCCCCCTTGCAGGAAATAGTATTTGGAATCTCCCAAACAGGAGCGATTCCCGAGAGAAACATTCGCATAGTCAGAACGGATAAGGCGGCATGACCAACACGGCAGAAACCAGGATGCTGATTCCAAGCATGAGATAGTCGGCACCTTTGGCCCTGTATTGCGTATAAACCGTTCTTTCTCCATGCGGTGTGTAACAGCGTGCCTCCATCGCNNNNNNNNNNNNNNNNNNNNNNNNNNNNNNNNNNNNNNNNNNNNNNNNNNNNNNNNNNNNNNNNNNNNNNNNNNNNGAGAATCAGATCTTCCGCCCTCGAAAGAGCCACATTGAATAAAGGAATGATAAGCGGAAACATGTCTTTGGTGCGTTTTACAATTCGCCACCATTCTCCCGTTCCAAACTCCGCTCCGCGGGAGGCCTGTGCCTTCATCATTTTCTCCAT from Effusibacillus lacus includes these protein-coding regions:
- a CDS encoding P1 family peptidase, with product MTGTIVDVPGIKVGHAQNEAALTGCTVVLAEAGAVCGVDVRGSAPGTRETDLLHPMNLVDRVHAICLSGGSAYGLDAASGVMQYLEENGCGLDVGFGLVPIVPAAVLFDLSVGDPAVRPDKNMGYQAAAAASKEAVREGNAGAGCGATVGKLGGFANAMKSGLGSASRSLGDGLRVGAVVAVNAVGEVRDPATGKVLAGPRDGKGRIGNSLELMQQRAFFPIPPGTNTTIGVIATNADLTKAQANKIAQMAQDGLARTIYPVHTMYDGDTLFAVATGGVKENVDLIGAIAAEVVAEAVLRAVRMAQGAGGLPASRDLVN
- a CDS encoding ECF transporter S component; this encodes MEKGLTVRKIVIAGVLGAVAILLGVTRLGFIPVPTAAGNATIMHIPAVIGGIMEGWGVGLIIGLIFGVSSFLNATIPLFKDPLVAILPRLFIGVVAYFTYVGLKNVNQYFAIGMAGFLGSLTNTVLVLTMAVLRGYMSLGVAATVAVTNGLPEAIVSVIVTLAVVGVWMRIGSSSKQKSKISGDM
- a CDS encoding M20 family metallopeptidase, whose translation is MAIDRVLSFVEEKEVVQLTRDLVRIPSVFRPGTPDGNEERVARFVADILRQMGLSVFYEEAAPGRPNVIAVYDSGKPGKTLLFEGHTDVVTEGDKEKWSYDPYGGTIDGGRIYGRGSCDTKGNLAAAICAVKAIQRSGTAFSGKILLCIPCDEEGMMIGIKDFIRRGWAKGVDGAIICEPEENQICITQKGAMRAILKTYGKMAHGAMPLTGINPNTRMARLLVALERLEKEEKERLGEHPMLGWPSITPTIVQAPVKGEPQINVVPDQCMTTLDIRTVPGQEHDWLRQRMEAILQQLAAEDKDFQGTLEFIEERPWTVTPKEDEVVQAVAESYRAVTNREPVFNGVPGATDGTFLHMAGIPIVTTGAGDRHIPHHVDEFVDIGQLVETTRLFAGAALRFLRN